In Janthinobacterium agaricidamnosum NBRC 102515 = DSM 9628, the DNA window AAGACCCGGGGCCGGTTTGCGTCGGGAACAAAACGCGCCTCGATGAGTTGTGCAATGTCGCCCGCGATAAAGGCGCGTCCCGCCGTTTCCTGTTCGGCCAAATGCAGCGAGGTATTGGCCTTGAGGCTATGTTCAACATCATCCACGACGTTCTGCGACATCAGGACAATCGCCGGCGACAGGTCGCGCAGCGACAGATGCAGCACCGTCGGATTATGGGAAAACAGGGCGGGATCGGACACATGGGGGCGACTGGCGGTGGTGGCGAACAGCACCATATCGCAATCGGCAATGGCGCCGATCTCGGTCCCGACCTCGCAGGCGATGCCGGCGATCCCGGATTTGCGGGAAAAAGCGCGGGCGCGTTCGATATCGGTATCGATCAGGCTGAGGGCGTCGATGCGCCAGCCAAGCCGCTGGAAAAAGGCGATCACGTTCAAGGCGATCAGGCCGCAGCCAACCACGCCGAGCCGGGCGATATGCCGGTCGCCGCCATGCAGGTAGTGCGCGCCGATCACGGCCGAAACCGCGGTACGGGCGGCGCTGATCAACGAGCCTTCGAGACAAGCCAGCGGATAGCCTGTGCGGCGGTCATTGAGGATGAATAGCGCCGACGCGCGATCCAGCCCCGCATGGATATTGTCAGGAAAACTGGCAATCCATTTGATGCCGGCGATGGGATCTTGCTGTTCCATCGAACAGGGCAGCGCAATGATGCGATTGCGCGTATCGTCGGGAAAGCGCAGGAAGTAACTGTCGGGATTGACGGCATGCCCGCGGGCATACGCAAGATAGGCCTGGCTTACCAGGTCAAAAATGCGCTTGGGATGACTATCGATCCACTGCCGAATCGGCGCGGCGCCGATCACTGCAAGGCCGGGGAGCGCCTGATCGGCTGGGCCGGCCGCCCGATGCGTCGCGTTGTTCATCATGTCGCCTCCGTGAATGGGCGGTCGACGCCATCCGTGGGGATGGCATCGGCCAGTAGCGGGAAATGGGCCGCCACCCATGCGTCGTTATAGATGGTGTCGACATAGCGGTCGCCCATATCGGGTGAAATCGCGACGACGCAGGCGCCTGCCTGAATCTTCGACGCGTACCGCTGAATCCC includes these proteins:
- the sbnB gene encoding 2,3-diaminopropionate biosynthesis protein SbnB; the protein is MMNNATHRAAGPADQALPGLAVIGAAPIRQWIDSHPKRIFDLVSQAYLAYARGHAVNPDSYFLRFPDDTRNRIIALPCSMEQQDPIAGIKWIASFPDNIHAGLDRASALFILNDRRTGYPLACLEGSLISAARTAVSAVIGAHYLHGGDRHIARLGVVGCGLIALNVIAFFQRLGWRIDALSLIDTDIERARAFSRKSGIAGIACEVGTEIGAIADCDMVLFATTASRPHVSDPALFSHNPTVLHLSLRDLSPAIVLMSQNVVDDVEHSLKANTSLHLAEQETAGRAFIAGDIAQLIEARFVPDANRPRVFSPFGMGILDLSVAQAIWQDSEHDDVLTCPAFFPTPYSTLA